Sequence from the Cucurbita pepo subsp. pepo cultivar mu-cu-16 chromosome LG02, ASM280686v2, whole genome shotgun sequence genome:
ATATGATTTCATGCTTATATCATACTTTTAGTTAGAGTTCATTGATATTGCTATCTCGATCCACAAATGAGACTAAGAGCACGGAATCGATGTTATAGTAGCTACTATGAAGAATATCAATAGACGTCAAGAACATAATCGATAGCTAAAGCCTGTCGTcaaattcttaaatatcaGCGAACGTTAACTGAAAAATCTTctcaaatatatgtttttagaTCGAAACGAAAAATGGATAGCGAAAACCTTTTGAGGTTGTTTGAGGTGTGGTAtcattaaaaggaaaaacatggaaaaaggaagaaagtgaGATGGCCATGCTTTGTTGCTTTGGTCCCCTTTTATCCAAATAAAGATTGATGGCTTTCTCTGCTGCCCCCTCCCTCCACTTGCATGTGCTCTCATCATTGAGGTGTGGTAtcattaaaaggaaaaacatggaaaaaggaagaaagtgaGATGGCCATGCTTTGTTGCTTTGGTCCCCTTTTATCCAAATAAAGATTGATGGCTTTCTCTGCTGCCCCCTCCCTCCACTTGCATGTGCTCTCATCATTGCCCTTCGTCTTTTGGTCTCggttaaccaatgtgggactcactctcaataattctcaacaacaacatcatccaaaattttgagGTTCTTAAAGACAAgtggaagaaaaaaggaacTTTAAGGCAATGCAATTCACTAACACGATTACGATGCGATATCTTATTTCGAACGAAAGGGCAAATACAGCAAAATATACACAGCAACAAATGGAACGGAGAAGGCAGAGGTAGACTACAAGAACTCAACCAAataaagaagagaaacaaacaaatagaACGGAGAAGGCAGAAGTAGACTACAAGAAATCAACCAAATAAAGAAGAGAAACAGATGAGGAGGAGGCTGCAGAACGTCGTAATCGTCGTCATCATTATCGTCTTCCCCATCCCGATCGCCCTGAGAATGATCGAGTGTGGCTTGAAGCATTTCAGAGTTGCAGGACGATGGGGATGTGGCCTTCATATCCGCATCCTTAGCCGATCAGTCTGGTGTTGTAGGACCTGCAATTCAAGCATTTTTGAGCCACAACATGATACTGCACCTTCGACGTTTTCCCGCAATCGTTGCAAAGAATCCAAACCTGTCCAAAATAAGAAGTTTTCAAGTCGGGGTGACCAAAAAAGTCGGTGAATATATACACATTGTAAAGCCGTGATTAACTAGGTCCACTTGTACACACTTCGACTATATCTCTCACTACTTCGTGACGAAATGTAGTAGGGTCAAAGTAGTCAGATGGGGCCGGCCACCAGCACATGAACATATGGGGTATTGATAGCAATTTGAACACAATCTTTCTGCTATGATATCATATTAACTACCACTACATAGCTCCAGCTGATATGCTCTATAATGAAAGAAGATTGAAAGTTTTGGAGTTTTACCACTTTGTTTTGGTATGGCTCTGGATTTGGGGTAGCTGCAATTTCCATGTCAAATTTTTCCCACACCTTGGACATATCACAAACGGACTTGGAGCAGAGAGGACAAGCAAATCTGTGGCAGGGTCACAATTTGATTCAGAAACAAAGTTCCATAATCATAAGTAAACAAGAACTGTGTATAAACACTCACTGAAAGTGATCTCTCATCGCATTCAAGCAATTTTGATGGATGGTGTGTCCACACGGCATCACCGATACGTCGTTTGTCGAATCAAACAGATACTGCAAGCCATTTGATAAAGATGTGCATTATCACTTTGTGTGGGTATGCAATAGATAGCAAAATGAAGGGAAagctgtaacgacccagacccagatccagatccaccactagcagatattgtcctctttgggctttccctttcgggcttcccctaaaggctttaaaacgcgtctgctaggggaaggtttccacacccttataaatgggggtttgttctcctccccaaccaatgtaccAACGTGGGACGTCACAAAAGCTTTACCTCAAAGCAAACAGGACAGTCATGGTGCATTGCTCCTTCGATGCAGGGAtggctattttttaaaatagccGAATAGCAGCAACCTTGATGGAGGTAAAATGTTTGGTCAAATTGTAACAAATGTGAGTATGAATAGCAGGATGAATTCAGATAATCACATATGACTTACCACACTTGTGGCAGTGGAAGAAGTTCTCCCGCCCCCCAATTCTGTCAAAACGTTCAAAAGCCATCGAGTAAGCGTGGGAACAGAGCCCTAAAGGGATACGGATTAGGATATCGTACCTACAAATTCCACACCCATCACAGTGATACTGCTTCTTAGATGCCTGCAACAAACAAAATGTAtaccaaaataaatacaaactAAGATTGATGCATACAAAAACGAGACGTGANGGAGAAGGCAGAAGTAGACTACAAGAAATCAACCAAATAAAGAAGAGAAACAGATGAGGAGGAGGCTGCAGAACGTCGTAATCGTCGTCATCATTATCGTCTTCCCCATCCCGATCGCCCTGAGAATGATCGAGTGTGGCTTGAAGCATTTCAGAGTTGCAGGACGATGGGGATGTGGCCTTCATATCCGCATCCTTAGCCGATCAGTCTGGTGTTGTAGGACCTGCAATTCAAGCATTTTTGAGCCACAACATGATACTGCACCTTCGACGTTTTCCCGCAATCGTTGCAAAGAATCCAAACCTGTCCAAAATAAGAAGTTTTCAAGTCGGGGTGACCAAAAAAGTCGGTGAATATATACACATTGTAAAGCCGTGATTAACTAGGTCCACTTGTACACACTTCGACTATATCTCTCACTACTTCGTGACGAAATGTAGTAGGGTCAAAGTAGTCAGATGGGGCCGGCCACCAGCACATGAACATATGGGGTATTGATAGCAATTTGAACACAATCTTTCTGCTATGATATCATATTAACTACCACTACATAGCTCCAGCTGATATGCTCTATAATGAAAGAAGATTGAAAGTTTTGGAGTTTTACCACTTTGTTTTGGTATGGCTCTGGATTTGGGGTAGCTGCAATTTCCATGTCAAATTTTTCCCACACCTTGGACATATCACAAACGGACTTGGAGCAGAGAGGACAAGCAAATCTGTGGCAGGGTCACAATTTGATTCAGAAACAAAGTTCCATAATCATAAGTAAACAAGAACTGTGTATAAACACTCACTGAAAGTGATCTCTCATCGCATTCAAGCAATTTTGATGGATGGTGTGTCCACACGGCATCACCGATACGTCGTTTGTCGAATCAAACAGATACTGCAAGCCATTTGATAAAGATGTGCATTATCACTTTGTGTGGGTATGCAATAGATAGCAAAATGAAGGGAAagctgtaacgacccagacccagatccagatccaccactagcagatattgtcctctttgggctttccctttcgggcttcccctaaaggctttaaaacgcgtctgctaggggaaggtttccacacccttataaatgggggtttgttctcctccccaaccaatgtaccAACGTGGGACGTCACAAAAGCTTTACCTCAAAGCAAACAGGACAGTCATGGTGCATTGCTCCTTCGATGCAGGGAtggctattttttaaaatagccGAATAGCAGCAACCTTGATGGAGGTAAAATGTTTGGTCAAATTGTAACAAATGTGAGTATGAATAGCAGGATGAATTCAGATAATCACATATGACTTACCACACTTGTGGCAGTGGAAGAAGTTCTCCCGCCCCCCAATTCTGTCAAAACGTTCAAAAGCCATCGAGTAAGCGTGGGAACAGAGCCCTAAAGGGATACGGATTAGGATATCGTACCTACAAATTCCACACCCATCACAGTGATACTGCTTCTTAGATGCCTGCAACAAACAAAATGTAtaccaaaataaatacaaactAAGATTGATGCATACAAAAACGAGACGTGAATTGGTGCACAAAATGGAACtcacatcatcatcaaacAGCTTGCAACTCTCACAGAAATATTTCCCAAAACACACACCACAGTTCATACATTCTTGGCGAACCTGTTGAATCAGAACCAAAACAGTCCATGAACATATGAATTACTGATCTTTACGAAATCAAAACGGTACGATTAAGAGATACTCAACCTCCTGTTCAGCTCCACAGAGTGAGCATATAACCTGAGAAAAATTAAGAGATACTCAACTTCATCAAAGTTGTTTATAGGTTTAATGATGCATAATGAGTAtgttgttgaggattattgggagtgagtgtcccacattggttaatttagtggaagatcatgggtttataagtgagaaatactatctccattggtatgaggccaagccatgagagcttatgctcaaagtggacaatatcataccattgtggagagtcgtgattcctaacatggtattagagtcatgccctaaacttagccatgtcaatagaatcctcaaatgttgaacaaagaattgtgggcctcgaaggtgtagtcaaaagtgactaaagtgtactttgttcgagggctccagagaaaggagtcgagcctcgattaaggggaggcttatatatagtgtactttgttcgaggggaggattgttgaggattattgggagtgagtcccacattgactagtTTAGGGAacgatcatgggtttataagtggacaatatcataccattgtggagagttgtgttcgtctaTTTACCTGGTCGACTTCATGGCGTGGGATCTCGTGTCTTTCCTTCTGATCAAGATAAATACTATTCTGCAAGAGGGAATAAGTAAAGGTTATAAGTGGTTTAGAATGCCAGCAGTTCAAAATGAAGTTCCTTGCCTTTATGTCATTGTGGCAATGGCGGCAATCAAAGATTTCATTACAACAAGGAGCTCGGATGCGGCACCGTCGCCTATAGTGTGCACATCTGCAAAATGACACCATCTGTGTTCACCAAATGAACAGACAAGACTTGAAACAGAGTTAGAACGCTAATTGTTAATGGACTTGCCCGTATTGCTTAtatcccctctccaacaacTCCTGGGAGTCAGCTGCGAGCTCTGCCATGGACAATGGTTGAATCTGGATAGTAACTTAGAGCACCTGCATGTAGGAAGGACATTAGCAATGGTTCTAAAGGCAGAAAAGGCATGTTAATCACCCGTCAAACAGGCCATGACATTGTTGGTTTCTTGTATACAGCAGCACACCACAGCACATCAGCAACAAAGAATCCAATAAATGTCGTACAGCTCCAATCATCATAACTCCTCCATGAGAGGAATTCAGTTcatccaaaaaagaaagggttaTAAGAGACCCATATAAATAACACACACTACAACGCAGCACTGGGGGAACTCCAGAGCCTCCAGCTTTGAATAGTGTGACCAATTGCACATCATGATCACTTGATTTGTTGCACAACTACATGCACAGCTCTCACGATCTTGCTATCAGTGAGCACCTACAACTCTAATGGTCACTGAAGGTCTGGGAATAACCAGAAGATTTCAATCTGAAACATGTTGAAGAAGCAAAGAACTCCAACAACAAGATTTAGTATGGGCTGCCGACAAGAATCCAACATCCAACACCACCCAGAAGCATCTAGATGAGCATCTTAAAAATGACACTTAAAATGGAAGACAAATAGAAGGCCTCAAGAATATAACATTCATTAACAGAGGACAAAGCCTTCAATGATGCAGAAGGCAAGAGGAACTTCAACAGACATCTAGCTCctaatttctaaaaacaaaaccctaacCTACCACAATTTCAATACAACCAAAATGTATTAGTGAGATTCAAAAACTTCACCAGATCACGGTacataatcaaatcaaacGATTAATAACCAAAGTGGAACGAACATTTCTCAGACCCAATAACCACAAATAACCTAACGGTCTAGTACGCATCGAAAAGAAAACATGCAACGAGAATTTCGACTTCTTTAATCGAAagggaatgaaaaaaaaatcataaaaaatttggGACCATATACCTCCATGATTGTAGTTGCAGATGAAACGAGAACACAATCTAACCACTCACAACAAGTTGAACTAAACCAGGAGATATAAGATCCCAAATCACATTCATTTTTCGAACcaaaatcatcaaaacatccaaacagaaaaaaaaaaaaaaaaatcaatccaaaGGCACATGCAAATCACATTGCCTaacaaaacataacataatcaaACTATGATCCAACCCTACCACAAAAAGATGAtcagaaaacaaacaatacGAACTACATAAAACTTTCTTAATAGAAAAACGAACTTCCTTCAATCAGCAAATACACAAGCTTGCAGCGGTCACCCGAATCCCAAAAACAGCAACAAAAGAGACCCAACACAGTCGAGAAACTCGCTAGAATCGAGACTGAGATGAGAAAGAACACGAGAAATACGAGAATCGAAAGGTATGTGATACAGTTCGAATCGAAGCAGTATTTATAACAACCGCAGGGCGTGGTTTCCAGAGGCTTCACAACGCGCGCTTTTCAATGCGACTCTGTGGAGTTTAGAGTGTCGCTATTGTAAATAATTTGTACGTGAAAGTAGGCTTCTACTCTGAATAGTGCACTCTCACTCTTAccctccaaaataaaaaaaaataataaaaaataaaaaaataaaaatcaaaggtATTTTTCCTGCCATACATGatttaataccatttttaaaattataaaaataatataatttttcagaaaataataaataaactaaattcaaattcaatatgTAATATTTAACCTCCTATATTTACTGCAATTTTCAAAATCGAGGAATTtctatttaatgaaaaaataaattgaatattctaattattaataaaattattagtttattttattttattttatttttgtgaaggaTAAATAGTaccattgtttttctttattaaacaaaagtttatattttaaaataaaattttcaaaaatattttatataaaaccatgtatattatatttttttgttttattttttaattgaaaataaaaaaaaaatgaaatcaccCACTAAGAAATTTATAGGGGTTATTCagagttaattttttttaaaaaaatatatatatattaattaagcCTATAAATTCTTAGTTTAATGTTCATAGGTGTTAATTcctttaacttttaatttaatattttttaaaattaattattttagtttattttttatacgtgtataaatatttattaaaaaacaaatacattatgtatttattagacatagaaattttgttttattaaataatattgaaggaataaaataaaaataattaataggaaacaagaaaaacaaaaatagcgGTGGCCAAACAGAAGGTGGCCAAACAGAAGGAATCTATGCACAATCAGCCAAGATTTAATCAGACGgttgagagaaagagagagagaagtgaCCTAGTAAAATGGATTACAGTtgtaatttccttttccttttctattttttttcgaaaattcGGAATTGTCGGTGATTTCGAAGCGTGTTTGATTCCAGAAGCCCAAGACCGGGTCAAGGGGATTCCATTTCAAGGTCCTGATTTAAACTGACGCGTAGGGAATGATGCGTCCTCCAAGACCTGAACAAGGGGATTCTGTTTCGACGATCCTGATTTAAACTGACGCGTAGGGAATGATGCGTCGTCCAAAACCTGGTCAAGGGAATTCGATTTCCACGGTCCTGATTTAAACTGATGCGTGAGGAGTGATGTGGAGTGATGTGTCGTCGTTTAGTAAGTCACGTGTCGACGAAAAATATTGACGTGTACAATAAGTAAAtatactaataattaaaataaataaataaaggtttttgtttttggataaGGGTTTGGGAGAATTGTGCATTCCGGAATTGGGTGGACCCCTCTTTGCCACTattcctttcattttattactaaatttttaatttggttcacatatttaaaatttaccaaattattcaataaatttgtgaatattataaaatattaacaaaataaataaattcaaaaaaaaaaaaaaaaatcagaccaattcaatccaactatATCCTATTAATATGTCTCAAAGAACCCCCTAATGTCTGTTAATATGTCTCAAACGAACACGTCCCAAAAAATTTACACACCTCTGTTGATATGTCTCAAACTGATCCAACCCAGTCGGAAGAGCATGGATGGCCAATAAGGAGGCTCATGGCTGCTAGAAGCCTAACAAAGAAGGGTTGCGATTGAACGAAGACATTCCAACCcaacttaatattttataattaaagttaggtggtttgaattgaaaaaatttacgGACCTCTGTTAATGTCTCAAACTGATCCAATCCGGTCGGAGGAGCATGGATGGCCAATGAGGAGGTTCATGGCTGCTAAAGCCTAACAAAGAAGGGTTGCGGTTGAACGAACACATCCCatcccaacccaacctaatattttatgattaagTTAGgttgtttgaattaaaaaaatctcaacccaacctaatattttatgattaagTTAGgttgtttgaattaaaaaaattaaccgaCCTCTGTCAATGTCTCAAATTGATCCAACCGGGTCGGAGGAAGATGAATGGGTAATGAGGAGGCTCATGGCTGCTAGAAGTCTACTCAGCCACACTATTGTAgtaaaaatggataaaaagGACGTGGATATGCAGGAATAATCCAAAAAGATGTACAacttttgtattattattgtttttttcttttattttttttttcttttttgatggATTCTTCATGCTCCCTTCCCTTCTG
This genomic interval carries:
- the LOC111787630 gene encoding probable E3 ubiquitin-protein ligase RZFP34, with amino-acid sequence MKATSPSSCNSEMLQATLDHSQGDRDGEDDNDDDDYDVLQPPPHLFLFFIWLISCSLLLPSPSRLVFVCINLSLYLFWYTFCLLQASKKQYHCDGCGICRIGGRENFFHCHKCGCCYSAILKNSHPCIEGAMHHDCPVCFEYLFDSTNDVSVMPCGHTIHQNCLNAMRDHFQFACPLCSKSVCDMSKVWEKFDMEIAATPNPEPYQNKVVWILCNDCGKTSKVQYHVVAQKCLNCRSYNTRLIG
- the LOC111788254 gene encoding probable E3 ubiquitin-protein ligase RZFP34 isoform X1, whose protein sequence is MAELAADSQELLERGYKQYGCAHYRRRCRIRAPCCNEIFDCRHCHNDIKNSIYLDQKERHEIPRHEVDQVICSLCGAEQEVRQECMNCGVCFGKYFCESCKLFDDDASKKQYHCDGCGICRYDILIRIPLGLCSHAYSMAFERFDRIGGRENFFHCHKCGCCYSAILKNSHPCIEGAMHHDCPVCFEYLFDSTNDVSVMPCGHTIHQNCLNAMRDHFQFACPLCSKSVCDMSKVWEKFDMEIAATPNPEPYQNKVVWILCNDCGKTSKVQYHVVAQKCLNCRSYNTRLIG
- the LOC111788254 gene encoding probable E3 ubiquitin-protein ligase RZFP34 isoform X2, which codes for MAELAADSQELLERGYKQYGCAHYRRRCRIRAPCCNEIFDCRHCHNDIKNSIYLDQKERHEIPRHEVDQVICSLCGAEQEVRQECMNCGVCFGKYFCESCKLFDDDASKKQYHCDGCGICRIGGRENFFHCHKCGCCYSAILKNSHPCIEGAMHHDCPVCFEYLFDSTNDVSVMPCGHTIHQNCLNAMRDHFQFACPLCSKSVCDMSKVWEKFDMEIAATPNPEPYQNKVVWILCNDCGKTSKVQYHVVAQKCLNCRSYNTRLIG